The following are encoded in a window of Halorarum salinum genomic DNA:
- the nuoL gene encoding NADH-quinone oxidoreductase subunit L — protein MAGAFDYAPAIVLLPFLSFLLSLGGSLHGEGKGVLPKGGALGGIAATAGSLLLSIWVALTVAGGNVHDETIYTWAAAGDLELTFGLLLDPLSALMLVIVSLIALLVHVFSLGYMNDEGETGLPRYYAGLGLFTASMLGFVVADNLLMAFMFFELVGLCSFLLIGFHFREPGPPSAAKKAFLVTRFGDYFFLVGVVAVFATFGTAQFAGEGSFPALAAAALDGNASVTTYLGLAPEAWFTVVGLLILGGVVGKSAQFPLHTWLPDAMEGPTPVSALIHAATMVAAGVYLVARMYGFYAVSPTALGVIALVGGFTALFAGTMGLVKRELKQVLAYSTISQYGYMMLALGAGGYVAATFHLMTHAFFKALLFLGAGSVIIAMHHNENMWDMGGLKGKMPVTYYTFLAGSLALAGIFPFAGFWSKDEVLYEALAHGLGGTPLLLLGYAMGLLAVPVTAFYTFRMVALTFHGDARTDQAASPEPVGWNVKAPLVVLGVLAATAGFVNMVPVQTLTGAHIDFLHSWLDGGFEGLTAHHYGDVTGQFAGYSTGTLAGSELATVLAGAGLSLALALLGAGLAYSLYAVPEPEEHTARLGSLQDVLYNNYYQDEYQVFIATRIVAPLSRAADAFDQGVIDGTVNAVSSVSLFSSSRIRRVQTGVVSNYAALLTLGLTVLLIAFGVYGGWLL, from the coding sequence ATGGCGGGTGCATTCGACTACGCGCCGGCGATCGTCCTGCTCCCGTTCCTGTCGTTCCTGCTCTCGCTCGGGGGCTCGCTCCACGGCGAGGGGAAGGGGGTCCTCCCCAAGGGCGGCGCGCTCGGGGGGATCGCGGCGACCGCCGGTTCGCTGCTGCTCTCGATCTGGGTGGCACTGACCGTCGCGGGCGGGAACGTTCACGACGAGACGATCTACACGTGGGCCGCCGCGGGCGACCTCGAACTCACGTTCGGGCTGCTGCTCGACCCGCTCTCGGCGCTGATGCTCGTCATCGTCTCGCTGATCGCGCTGCTGGTCCACGTGTTCTCGCTCGGCTACATGAACGACGAGGGCGAGACGGGCCTCCCGCGCTACTACGCCGGACTCGGCCTGTTCACCGCCTCCATGCTCGGGTTCGTCGTCGCCGACAACCTGCTCATGGCGTTCATGTTCTTCGAGCTCGTCGGGCTCTGCTCGTTCCTGCTCATCGGCTTCCACTTCCGGGAGCCCGGCCCGCCGTCGGCCGCGAAGAAGGCGTTCCTCGTCACCCGCTTCGGGGACTACTTCTTCCTCGTCGGCGTGGTGGCCGTCTTCGCCACCTTCGGCACGGCGCAGTTCGCGGGCGAGGGGTCGTTCCCCGCGCTCGCGGCCGCTGCGCTCGACGGGAACGCCTCGGTGACCACGTACCTCGGGCTCGCCCCCGAGGCGTGGTTCACGGTCGTCGGCCTGCTGATCCTCGGCGGGGTCGTCGGCAAGTCCGCGCAGTTCCCGCTCCACACCTGGCTCCCCGACGCGATGGAGGGCCCGACTCCGGTCTCGGCGCTCATCCACGCGGCGACGATGGTCGCGGCGGGGGTCTACCTCGTCGCCCGGATGTACGGCTTCTACGCCGTCTCCCCGACCGCGCTCGGCGTCATCGCGCTGGTCGGCGGGTTCACCGCGCTGTTCGCGGGCACGATGGGGCTCGTGAAGCGCGAACTGAAGCAGGTGCTCGCGTACTCCACCATCTCACAGTACGGCTACATGATGCTCGCGCTGGGCGCGGGCGGCTACGTCGCGGCGACGTTCCACCTCATGACCCACGCGTTCTTCAAGGCGCTGCTGTTCCTCGGCGCCGGGTCGGTCATCATCGCGATGCACCACAACGAGAACATGTGGGACATGGGCGGGCTGAAGGGGAAGATGCCCGTCACCTACTACACGTTCCTCGCCGGGTCGCTCGCGCTCGCGGGCATCTTCCCGTTCGCGGGGTTCTGGTCGAAGGACGAGGTGCTCTACGAGGCGCTCGCGCACGGCCTCGGCGGGACGCCGCTGCTGTTGCTCGGCTACGCGATGGGGCTGCTCGCAGTGCCCGTCACGGCGTTCTACACGTTCCGGATGGTGGCGCTCACCTTCCACGGCGACGCACGGACCGACCAGGCCGCCTCGCCCGAACCGGTCGGCTGGAACGTGAAGGCGCCCCTCGTCGTGCTCGGCGTGCTCGCGGCCACCGCCGGCTTCGTCAACATGGTGCCGGTCCAGACGCTCACGGGCGCACACATCGACTTCCTGCACTCGTGGCTCGACGGGGGCTTCGAGGGGCTGACCGCCCACCACTACGGGGACGTGACCGGCCAGTTCGCCGGCTACTCCACGGGCACGCTGGCGGGGAGCGAACTCGCCACGGTGCTTGCCGGCGCCGGCCTCTCGCTCGCGCTGGCGCTGCTCGGCGCGGGGCTCGCGTACTCGCTGTACGCGGTTCCGGAGCCCGAGGAGCACACCGCGAGGCTCGGCTCCCTGCAGGACGTGCTGTACAACAACTACTACCAGGACGAGTACCAGGTGTTCATCGCGACGCGGATCGTCGCGCCGCTGTCCCGCGCCGCGGACGCGTTCGACCAGGGCGTGATCGACGGCACGGTCAACGCCGTCTCCTCCGTGAGCCTGTTCTCGAGTTCGCGGATCCGCCGCGTCCAGACCGGCGTCGTGAGTAACTACGCGGCGCTGCTCACGCTCGGCCTGACGGTGCTTCTCATCGCCTTCGGGGTCTACGGAGGCTGGTTACTGTGA
- the nuoK gene encoding NADH-quinone oxidoreductase subunit NuoK, translating into MVPPQYYLVLAAAVFCIGVFGLLTRRNALLFLMSVELMLNAANINLVAFSQFWGNVTGQTFVLFTMALAAAEVAVGLGIILVLYRNFAGVDVTDATTMRW; encoded by the coding sequence ATGGTCCCCCCGCAGTACTACCTGGTGCTCGCGGCCGCCGTGTTCTGTATCGGCGTGTTCGGCCTGCTCACTCGCCGGAACGCGCTGCTGTTCCTCATGTCAGTGGAACTCATGCTCAACGCCGCGAACATCAACCTCGTCGCGTTCTCCCAGTTCTGGGGGAACGTCACGGGCCAGACGTTCGTGCTGTTCACGATGGCGCTCGCCGCGGCGGAGGTCGCGGTCGGGCTCGGTATCATCCTGGTGCTGTACCGGAACTTCGCGGGCGTCGACGTCACCGACGCGACGACGATGAGGTGGTAA
- a CDS encoding complex I subunit 1/NuoH family protein yields the protein MAAAVTLQQMLPETIADLLPFGGLAADVVGALIGAFLVANFLLINTAVAGPWAKRKITAAFTDRIAVNRIGPFGLFVIVADAVRLLSKELIIPEGADRPAFDIGPLLIPFSALLGFAVIPMGSGIQLADPETGLAFAFAASSIASLGLVMMGYASNNKYSLLGGLRAVASNIAYEIPLIVTALSVVLFTGTLQTSQIVAQQTEPFVALGGLTIPTWFAFVNPFAFALFTAANLAEVGRNPFDVPEAPTEIVAGFQTEYSSVYFVLIYLGEFIHIFLGGALAATLFLGGGSAPIAALNVIPGIVWFTAKIWAFFLFTQWARSAIPRLRVDQFIEIGWKGMLVLAFANLVLTAILVGVLA from the coding sequence ATGGCCGCGGCCGTCACGCTCCAGCAGATGCTGCCCGAGACCATCGCGGACCTGCTCCCGTTCGGCGGGCTGGCGGCCGACGTCGTCGGCGCGCTGATCGGGGCGTTCCTCGTCGCCAACTTCCTGCTCATCAACACGGCCGTCGCCGGCCCGTGGGCGAAACGGAAGATCACGGCGGCGTTCACCGACCGCATCGCGGTGAACCGCATCGGGCCGTTCGGGCTGTTCGTCATCGTGGCCGACGCGGTCCGCCTGCTCTCGAAGGAGCTCATCATCCCGGAGGGCGCCGATCGACCGGCGTTCGACATCGGGCCGCTGCTCATCCCCTTCTCCGCGCTGCTCGGCTTCGCGGTCATCCCGATGGGGAGCGGCATCCAGCTCGCGGACCCGGAGACCGGGCTCGCGTTCGCGTTCGCCGCGTCCTCGATCGCCTCGCTCGGGCTGGTGATGATGGGCTACGCGTCGAACAACAAGTACTCGCTGCTGGGGGGGCTCCGCGCGGTGGCCTCGAACATCGCCTACGAGATCCCGCTCATCGTCACGGCGCTGTCGGTGGTGCTTTTCACCGGGACGCTCCAGACGAGCCAGATCGTCGCCCAGCAGACCGAGCCGTTCGTGGCGCTGGGCGGGCTGACGATCCCGACGTGGTTCGCGTTCGTCAACCCGTTCGCGTTCGCGCTGTTCACGGCGGCCAACCTCGCGGAGGTCGGACGGAACCCGTTCGACGTGCCCGAGGCGCCGACCGAGATCGTCGCCGGCTTCCAGACGGAGTACAGCTCGGTGTACTTCGTGCTCATCTACCTCGGGGAGTTCATCCACATCTTCCTCGGGGGCGCGCTGGCGGCGACGCTGTTCCTCGGCGGCGGTTCCGCGCCGATCGCGGCGCTGAACGTGATCCCCGGCATCGTCTGGTTCACCGCGAAGATCTGGGCGTTCTTCCTGTTCACCCAGTGGGCGCGCTCGGCGATCCCGCGGCTCCGCGTGGACCAGTTCATCGAGATCGGCTGGAAGGGAATGCTGGTGCTGGCGTTCGCTAACCTCGTCCTCACGGCGATCCTCGTGGGGGTGCTCGCGTAA
- a CDS encoding proton-conducting membrane transporter produces MSQDGVRGSKPELKLGSHLVPGLAAVALFVVMAVTFLQASFPLEEAAGFPEGASITASIGYAMFNISGGPVPAEGFLVAFLVIAIALDIAIDGAIFLAKSGEEGVLGKAFTDGGSDRAGKGGND; encoded by the coding sequence GTGAGCCAGGATGGGGTGCGCGGGTCGAAACCCGAACTGAAGCTCGGCTCGCACCTCGTTCCCGGGCTGGCCGCCGTCGCGCTGTTCGTCGTGATGGCGGTCACCTTCCTCCAGGCGTCGTTCCCGCTCGAGGAGGCGGCTGGCTTCCCCGAAGGGGCCTCCATCACCGCCAGCATCGGCTACGCGATGTTCAACATCAGCGGGGGTCCCGTCCCGGCCGAGGGGTTCCTCGTGGCGTTCCTCGTCATCGCGATCGCGCTGGACATCGCCATCGACGGCGCCATCTTCCTCGCCAAGAGCGGCGAGGAGGGCGTCCTCGGGAAGGCGTTCACCGACGGCGGCTCCGACCGGGCCGGGAAGGGGGGGAACGACTGA
- a CDS encoding NADH-quinone oxidoreductase subunit J gives MVVETIAFALFALVTVGASLGVVLVEDVWHSALLLGAALLSVAVHYVMLQAEFLAAMQILVYVGGVLVLITFAVMLVRTDVTEPETDAEVTRS, from the coding sequence ATGGTTGTAGAGACTATCGCGTTCGCGCTGTTCGCCCTCGTCACGGTGGGGGCCAGCCTGGGCGTCGTCCTCGTGGAGGACGTGTGGCACTCCGCACTCCTGCTGGGGGCCGCCCTGCTGAGCGTCGCGGTGCACTACGTGATGCTGCAGGCGGAGTTCCTGGCCGCCATGCAGATCCTCGTCTACGTCGGCGGGGTGCTCGTCCTCATCACGTTCGCCGTGATGCTCGTGCGGACCGACGTTACCGAACCCGAGACCGACGCGGAGGTGACTCGCTCGTGA
- a CDS encoding NuoI/complex I 23 kDa subunit family protein, translating to MIGILKGMATTMKHALDGTTFTVEYPDVAPEVSPRFRGVHKFSQERCIWCRQCENVCPNDTIQIVMDEQRNGEQYNLHIGQCIYCRLCEEVCPVDAILLTQNFEFTADTKDEFVYNKEQLKNVPWYKGIDPLASREPDRGAWIGEGEGELDYQ from the coding sequence ATGATCGGAATCCTCAAAGGAATGGCGACGACGATGAAGCACGCGCTGGACGGCACGACGTTCACGGTGGAGTACCCGGACGTCGCGCCCGAAGTGAGCCCCCGGTTCCGCGGGGTGCACAAGTTCTCCCAGGAGCGGTGCATCTGGTGCCGCCAGTGCGAGAACGTCTGTCCGAACGACACGATCCAGATCGTGATGGACGAACAGCGGAACGGCGAACAGTACAACCTCCACATCGGGCAGTGCATCTACTGCCGGCTGTGCGAGGAGGTGTGCCCGGTGGACGCGATCCTGCTCACCCAGAACTTCGAGTTCACCGCGGACACGAAGGACGAGTTCGTCTACAACAAGGAACAGCTGAAGAACGTCCCCTGGTACAAGGGGATCGACCCGCTCGCCTCCCGTGAACCCGACCGCGGCGCGTGGATCGGCGAGGGCGAGGGCGAACTGGACTACCAGTAG